The Mercurialis annua linkage group LG2, ddMerAnnu1.2, whole genome shotgun sequence genome contains a region encoding:
- the LOC126667835 gene encoding disease resistance-like protein DSC1 isoform X2 yields MASSSSSKTSYDVFLSFRGADTRDNFTSHLHQKLVDKHILTFIDDRLDRGEKIESSLMKVIEESLISVVVFSKGYASSPWCLDELVKIIECREKMDRIVLPIFYLVDPSDVELGKGVFGDGFRKLQAKHKKSMDKWRNALEEATTLSGWDSKNHRPDSELIEAVVKEILKKIYPTSYSISAKLVGIDTQIEQILSLLHSGSDDKPYFVGLWGMGGIGKTTIAEALFSRISNQFGGCCFLSNVRENSSKFGLIQLKHNLLTELLGDENFNIRMLHVLPTSVLERLKRIKVMIVLDDVNESAQLSSLIGDLKSWLSPGSRVIITSRDYEVLRFCHKTYKVRQLQYSFALQLFNSYAFKPNNHSKDYTGLAKKVMKYAQGVPLALKLLGSHLCERSPKEWEIVLDKLKHSSHSEIHKILEISYNELEQEPKDIFLDISCFFKGESRIHVKDILEKGSGFRNFDWGIMRLVDKCLLTIGQGDVLDMHDLIQATGKEIAQQEGSRLMNFKVISQMLTNNMENEAVQGIYLDLSEIRKVYLHPKAFSKMTNLRLLKFHRQNRDAQKLLESGLLDKSKYLHCLPNTLSLLHWEEYPYKFFPSNFSMENLVELTIAWCSITQLWDGDKCPQNLKRLNLCGCQQLLKLPNLSLARNLEKIYIIFCENLIEIDSSIKLLYNLTRLLIYECKKLKSLPEIPKGIKRLDLSISGVEELALSVPFLNVVNASLNLSGCRNLQKLPEITGNVLYLDISQTAIEELPSSIISSSSLIMLRMAQCEHLMILPDSICELDYLDELDLSGCRNFCKLPPLYGLNSLRKLCLDGTALVEIPNDIVSLPSLRELSLNSCKRLQILPKLPQQLIQLQVQNCTSLETAELSCYIPSIELSEYVEYLEMGYDNFVTFKFYYGNCLNLDENSRSSILAEAQFSLEEVAIAFNNSTAKILDSYQFCILGSEIPEWCKYESQGSSMGFELLPDCFNISFCGFAFSLVLDQFSFGFYDVPLCLEVECCFKSVTGVKHHLFSCCMRSTVDRVHFKSDHVLLWFNSNVDFGLNDWLIETGNNVMNEASFEFSAFNEWGKNKDTLNVKKCGVHLIYETDELKADEPPIEIMKLMDPALLLPTPSSILCVQWY; encoded by the exons ATGGCATCTAGTTCATCTTCTAAAACAAGTTATGATGTTTTTCTCAGTTTTAGAGGAGCTGATACTCGTGATAATTTCACCAGCCATCTTCATCAAAAACTGGTGGATAAGCATATCCTAACTTTCATTGACGATAGGCTTGATAGAGGTGAAAAGATTGAATCATCCCTTATGAAAGTCATCGAAGAGTCACTAATTTCAGTCGTCGTTTTCTCAAAAGGGTATGCATCTTCTCCATGGTGTTTGGATGAACTCGTCAAGATTATTGAGTGTAGAGAGAAAATGGATCGAATTGTTTTGCCAATTTTCTATCTTGTTGATCCATCTGATGTTGAACTGGGAAAAGGAGTTTTCGGAGATGGATTCAGGAAGCTTCAAGCAAAGCACAAGAAGAGTATGGATAAGTGGAGAAATGCTTTGGAGGAGGCGACAACTTTATCTGGTTGGGATTCGAAGAATCACAG GCCTGATTCTGAATTAATTGAGGCAGTTGTCAAGGAAATCCTGAAGAAAATTTATCCTACCTCTTATAGCATTTCTGCTAAGTTGGTGGGGATTGACACACAAATTGAGCAAATTTTGTCATTATTGCATAGTGGGTCAGATGATAAACCTTATTTCGTTGGGCTTTGGGGAATGGGTGGCATAGGGAAAACCACCATTGCCGAAGCTCTTTTTAGTCGTATATCTAACCAGTTTGGTGGTTGCTGCTTCCTTAGCAATGTCAGGGAAAATTCATCAAAGTTTGGTTTGATTCAGCTAAAACATAATCTATTAACCGAGCTTTTAGGCgatgaaaattttaatataagaaTGCTTCATGTACTTCCCACTTCTGTCTTAGAGAGGCTGAAAAGAATTAAAGTAATGATCGTTTTGGATGATGTCAATGAGTCAGCCCAATTAAGTAGTTTAATAGGGGATCTCAAGAGTTGGCTGAGTCCAGGTAGTAGAGTCATTATAACAAGCAGAGACTACGAAGTGCTTCGGTTTTGTCACAAAACATACAAGGTTAGGCAACTCCAGTATAGTTTTGCTCTCCAGCTATTTAATAGCTATGCCTTTAAGCCGAACAATCATTCCAAGGATTATACCGGATTGGCAAAAAAAGTGATGAAGTATGCACAAGGTGTTCCACTAGCACTTAAATTATTGGGTTCTCATCTATGTGAAAGATCCCCAAAAGAATGGGAAATTGTATTGGATAAATTAAAACATTCTTCTCATTCTgaaattcataaaatattagaaataagcTATAATGAACTAGAACAGGAGCCAAAAGATATATTTCTTGATATATCATGCTTCTTTAAAGGAGAGAGTAGAATTCATGTGAAAGATATACTCGAGAAAGGTAGTGGGTTCAGAAATTTTGACTGGGGAATAATGCGCCTAGTTGATAAATGTCTTTTAACCATTGGGCAGGGTGATGTATTAGATATGCATGATCTTATACAAGCTACAGGTAAAGAAATTGCTCAACAAGAAGGCAGCAGATTGATGAATTTCAAGGTTATCAGTCAGATGTTAACTAATAACATG GAGAATGAAGCAGTTCAAGGCATATATTTGGACTTGTCTGAAATCAGAAAGGTTTACTTGCACCCTAAAGCTTTCTCAAAGATGACTAACTTAAGATTGCTGAAATTTCACAGGCAGAATCGGGATGCACAAAAACTGCTAGAATCAGGATTGCTAGATAAATCAAAATATCTTCATTGTCTTCCCAACACGCTAAGTTTGTTACATTGGGAAGAATATCCCTATAAATTTTTTCCATCAAACTTTTCCATGGAAAACCTTGTTGAGCTTACGATAGCATGGTGCAGTATCACACAACTTTGGGATGGAGACAAG TGTCCTCAAAATTTGAAAAGGTTGAATCTTTGTGGATGCCAACAACTATTGAAACTCCCAAATCTCTCTTTGGCTAGAAATTTGGAGAAAATATACATTATTTTCTGTGAAAATTTGATTGAGATTGACTCCTCTATAAAGCTCCTTTACAACCTTACTCGTCTCTTGATATATGAGTGCAAGAAACTGAAGAGTCTTCCTGAGATTCCTAAAGGCATAAAAAGGTTAGATCTAAGCATTTCTGGAGTGGAAGAGTTGGCCCTTTCGGTTCCATTTCTGAATGTCGTCAATGCAAGCCTCAATCTCAGCGGCTGTCGTAATCTTCAAAAGTTGCCAGAGATCACAggaaatgttttatatttagATATAAGTCAGACTGCAATAGAAGAATTGCCCTCATCAATCATATCTTCCTCATCACTTATTATGTTGAGAATGGCGCAATGTGAACATCTCATGATTCTCCCGGACAGCATTTGTGAGCTGGATTATCTTGACGAGCTTGATCTCAGTGGCTGCAGAAATTTCTGTAAATTGCCTCCTTTGTATGGTTTGAATTCCTTAAGAAAATTATGTCTAGATGGGACTGCACTTGTAGAAATCCCTAATGACATTGTCTCTCTACCATCACTTAGAGAATTGAGTTTAAACAGCTGCAAGAGACTCCAAATTTTGCCTAAGCTTCCACAGCAATTAATCCAGCTCCAAGTTCAAAACTGTACATCTTTGGAGACTGCAGAATTATCTTGCTACATTCCATCCATAGAACTGTCTGAATATGTTGAATACTTGGAAATGGGTTATGATAATTTCGTTACATTCAAATTCTATTACGGTAATTGCCTAAATTTGGACGAGAATTCACGTTCAAGCATTCTAGCAGAGGCACAGTTCAGTTTAGAAGAAGTAGCCATTGCTTTTAACAATTCT ACAGCGAAGATTTTGGATTCTTATCAATTCTGTATACTTGGAAGTGAAATTCCAGAGTGGTGCAAATATGAGAGCCAAGGATCTTCAATGGGGTTCGAACTCCTGCCTGATTGCTTTAACATTTCATTCTGTGGGTTTGCTTTTTCTTTAGTTCTTGATCAATTCAGCTTTGGCTTTTACGATGTGCCCCTCTGCCTTGAAGTTGAATGCTGTTTCAAAAGTGTGACTGGTGTAAAACACCACTTGTTCAGTTGTTGTATGCGTTCTACCGTAGATCGTGTGCATTTTAAATCAGATCACGTGCTCCTTTGGTTTAATTCCAATGTGGATTTTGGTTTAAATGATTGGCTCATAGAAACCGGCAACAATGTCATGAACGAGGCCTCATTTGAGTTTAGTGCATTTAATGAATGGGGAAAGAACAAGGATACATTAAATGTGAAGAAGTGTGGGGTACACCTGATTTATGAGACGGACGAGCTTAAAGCAGATGAACCACCCATAGAAATAATGAAATTGATGGATCCTGCTTTACTTCTTCCGACCCCTTCAT cTATTCTCTGCGTCCAGTGGTATTAG
- the LOC126667835 gene encoding disease resistance-like protein DSC1 isoform X3 gives MKVIEESLISVVVFSKGYASSPWCLDELVKIIECREKMDRIVLPIFYLVDPSDVELGKGVFGDGFRKLQAKHKKSMDKWRNALEEATTLSGWDSKNHRPDSELIEAVVKEILKKIYPTSYSISAKLVGIDTQIEQILSLLHSGSDDKPYFVGLWGMGGIGKTTIAEALFSRISNQFGGCCFLSNVRENSSKFGLIQLKHNLLTELLGDENFNIRMLHVLPTSVLERLKRIKVMIVLDDVNESAQLSSLIGDLKSWLSPGSRVIITSRDYEVLRFCHKTYKVRQLQYSFALQLFNSYAFKPNNHSKDYTGLAKKVMKYAQGVPLALKLLGSHLCERSPKEWEIVLDKLKHSSHSEIHKILEISYNELEQEPKDIFLDISCFFKGESRIHVKDILEKGSGFRNFDWGIMRLVDKCLLTIGQGDVLDMHDLIQATGKEIAQQEGSRLMNFKVISQMLTNNMENEAVQGIYLDLSEIRKVYLHPKAFSKMTNLRLLKFHRQNRDAQKLLESGLLDKSKYLHCLPNTLSLLHWEEYPYKFFPSNFSMENLVELTIAWCSITQLWDGDKCPQNLKRLNLCGCQQLLKLPNLSLARNLEKIYIIFCENLIEIDSSIKLLYNLTRLLIYECKKLKSLPEIPKGIKRLDLSISGVEELALSVPFLNVVNASLNLSGCRNLQKLPEITGNVLYLDISQTAIEELPSSIISSSSLIMLRMAQCEHLMILPDSICELDYLDELDLSGCRNFCKLPPLYGLNSLRKLCLDGTALVEIPNDIVSLPSLRELSLNSCKRLQILPKLPQQLIQLQVQNCTSLETAELSCYIPSIELSEYVEYLEMGYDNFVTFKFYYGNCLNLDENSRSSILAEAQFSLEEVAIAFNNSTAKILDSYQFCILGSEIPEWCKYESQGSSMGFELLPDCFNISFCGFAFSLVLDQFSFGFYDVPLCLEVECCFKSVTGVKHHLFSCCMRSTVDRVHFKSDHVLLWFNSNVDFGLNDWLIETGNNVMNEASFEFSAFNEWGKNKDTLNVKKCGVHLIYETDELKADEPPIEIMKLMDPALLLPTPSYFFEEAKEMDSDDKGSEENKEEKPDAEGIKGFFSKLLSCFEFFV, from the exons ATGAAAGTCATCGAAGAGTCACTAATTTCAGTCGTCGTTTTCTCAAAAGGGTATGCATCTTCTCCATGGTGTTTGGATGAACTCGTCAAGATTATTGAGTGTAGAGAGAAAATGGATCGAATTGTTTTGCCAATTTTCTATCTTGTTGATCCATCTGATGTTGAACTGGGAAAAGGAGTTTTCGGAGATGGATTCAGGAAGCTTCAAGCAAAGCACAAGAAGAGTATGGATAAGTGGAGAAATGCTTTGGAGGAGGCGACAACTTTATCTGGTTGGGATTCGAAGAATCACAG GCCTGATTCTGAATTAATTGAGGCAGTTGTCAAGGAAATCCTGAAGAAAATTTATCCTACCTCTTATAGCATTTCTGCTAAGTTGGTGGGGATTGACACACAAATTGAGCAAATTTTGTCATTATTGCATAGTGGGTCAGATGATAAACCTTATTTCGTTGGGCTTTGGGGAATGGGTGGCATAGGGAAAACCACCATTGCCGAAGCTCTTTTTAGTCGTATATCTAACCAGTTTGGTGGTTGCTGCTTCCTTAGCAATGTCAGGGAAAATTCATCAAAGTTTGGTTTGATTCAGCTAAAACATAATCTATTAACCGAGCTTTTAGGCgatgaaaattttaatataagaaTGCTTCATGTACTTCCCACTTCTGTCTTAGAGAGGCTGAAAAGAATTAAAGTAATGATCGTTTTGGATGATGTCAATGAGTCAGCCCAATTAAGTAGTTTAATAGGGGATCTCAAGAGTTGGCTGAGTCCAGGTAGTAGAGTCATTATAACAAGCAGAGACTACGAAGTGCTTCGGTTTTGTCACAAAACATACAAGGTTAGGCAACTCCAGTATAGTTTTGCTCTCCAGCTATTTAATAGCTATGCCTTTAAGCCGAACAATCATTCCAAGGATTATACCGGATTGGCAAAAAAAGTGATGAAGTATGCACAAGGTGTTCCACTAGCACTTAAATTATTGGGTTCTCATCTATGTGAAAGATCCCCAAAAGAATGGGAAATTGTATTGGATAAATTAAAACATTCTTCTCATTCTgaaattcataaaatattagaaataagcTATAATGAACTAGAACAGGAGCCAAAAGATATATTTCTTGATATATCATGCTTCTTTAAAGGAGAGAGTAGAATTCATGTGAAAGATATACTCGAGAAAGGTAGTGGGTTCAGAAATTTTGACTGGGGAATAATGCGCCTAGTTGATAAATGTCTTTTAACCATTGGGCAGGGTGATGTATTAGATATGCATGATCTTATACAAGCTACAGGTAAAGAAATTGCTCAACAAGAAGGCAGCAGATTGATGAATTTCAAGGTTATCAGTCAGATGTTAACTAATAACATG GAGAATGAAGCAGTTCAAGGCATATATTTGGACTTGTCTGAAATCAGAAAGGTTTACTTGCACCCTAAAGCTTTCTCAAAGATGACTAACTTAAGATTGCTGAAATTTCACAGGCAGAATCGGGATGCACAAAAACTGCTAGAATCAGGATTGCTAGATAAATCAAAATATCTTCATTGTCTTCCCAACACGCTAAGTTTGTTACATTGGGAAGAATATCCCTATAAATTTTTTCCATCAAACTTTTCCATGGAAAACCTTGTTGAGCTTACGATAGCATGGTGCAGTATCACACAACTTTGGGATGGAGACAAG TGTCCTCAAAATTTGAAAAGGTTGAATCTTTGTGGATGCCAACAACTATTGAAACTCCCAAATCTCTCTTTGGCTAGAAATTTGGAGAAAATATACATTATTTTCTGTGAAAATTTGATTGAGATTGACTCCTCTATAAAGCTCCTTTACAACCTTACTCGTCTCTTGATATATGAGTGCAAGAAACTGAAGAGTCTTCCTGAGATTCCTAAAGGCATAAAAAGGTTAGATCTAAGCATTTCTGGAGTGGAAGAGTTGGCCCTTTCGGTTCCATTTCTGAATGTCGTCAATGCAAGCCTCAATCTCAGCGGCTGTCGTAATCTTCAAAAGTTGCCAGAGATCACAggaaatgttttatatttagATATAAGTCAGACTGCAATAGAAGAATTGCCCTCATCAATCATATCTTCCTCATCACTTATTATGTTGAGAATGGCGCAATGTGAACATCTCATGATTCTCCCGGACAGCATTTGTGAGCTGGATTATCTTGACGAGCTTGATCTCAGTGGCTGCAGAAATTTCTGTAAATTGCCTCCTTTGTATGGTTTGAATTCCTTAAGAAAATTATGTCTAGATGGGACTGCACTTGTAGAAATCCCTAATGACATTGTCTCTCTACCATCACTTAGAGAATTGAGTTTAAACAGCTGCAAGAGACTCCAAATTTTGCCTAAGCTTCCACAGCAATTAATCCAGCTCCAAGTTCAAAACTGTACATCTTTGGAGACTGCAGAATTATCTTGCTACATTCCATCCATAGAACTGTCTGAATATGTTGAATACTTGGAAATGGGTTATGATAATTTCGTTACATTCAAATTCTATTACGGTAATTGCCTAAATTTGGACGAGAATTCACGTTCAAGCATTCTAGCAGAGGCACAGTTCAGTTTAGAAGAAGTAGCCATTGCTTTTAACAATTCT ACAGCGAAGATTTTGGATTCTTATCAATTCTGTATACTTGGAAGTGAAATTCCAGAGTGGTGCAAATATGAGAGCCAAGGATCTTCAATGGGGTTCGAACTCCTGCCTGATTGCTTTAACATTTCATTCTGTGGGTTTGCTTTTTCTTTAGTTCTTGATCAATTCAGCTTTGGCTTTTACGATGTGCCCCTCTGCCTTGAAGTTGAATGCTGTTTCAAAAGTGTGACTGGTGTAAAACACCACTTGTTCAGTTGTTGTATGCGTTCTACCGTAGATCGTGTGCATTTTAAATCAGATCACGTGCTCCTTTGGTTTAATTCCAATGTGGATTTTGGTTTAAATGATTGGCTCATAGAAACCGGCAACAATGTCATGAACGAGGCCTCATTTGAGTTTAGTGCATTTAATGAATGGGGAAAGAACAAGGATACATTAAATGTGAAGAAGTGTGGGGTACACCTGATTTATGAGACGGACGAGCTTAAAGCAGATGAACCACCCATAGAAATAATGAAATTGATGGATCCTGCTTTACTTCTTCCGACCCCTTCAT ATTTTTTTGAAGAAGCAAAAGAAATGGACTCCGACGACAAGGGAAGTGAAGAAAACAAGGAAGAGAAACCAGACGCGGAAGGAATTAAAGGGTTCTTCTCTAAGCTTCTTAGTTGCTTCGAGTTCTTTGTGTAA